A genomic region of Ensifer adhaerens contains the following coding sequences:
- the dapB gene encoding 4-hydroxy-tetrahydrodipicolinate reductase, with translation MGETDMKLVVVGAAGRMGQTLIRTVHAMEGVRLHAAIERPGSPFIGRDAGEVAGLGPIGVPVTDQPLEAFVDAEGVLDFTAPAGTVEFAGLAAQARIVHVIGTTGCSVDDDAKIRAAARHARIVKSGNMSLGVNVLGVLTEKAARALGPANWDIEILEMHHKHKVDAPSGTALLLGEAAARGRGISLADNSVRVRDGHTGPRPAGTIGFATLRGGSVIGEHSVILAGEGEQVTLSHSATDRSIFARGAVTAALWARSQKPGFYSMLDVLGLS, from the coding sequence GAGGGCGTGCGCCTGCATGCCGCAATCGAACGTCCGGGTTCTCCCTTCATTGGCCGTGATGCCGGCGAAGTGGCCGGTCTCGGGCCGATCGGCGTGCCGGTTACCGACCAGCCGCTCGAAGCCTTCGTCGATGCAGAAGGCGTGCTTGATTTCACGGCGCCCGCAGGCACCGTCGAGTTTGCCGGCCTCGCAGCCCAGGCCCGCATCGTCCATGTCATCGGTACCACCGGCTGTTCGGTCGACGATGACGCGAAGATCCGCGCCGCGGCTCGTCACGCCCGCATCGTCAAGTCGGGCAATATGAGCCTCGGCGTGAACGTGCTCGGCGTGCTGACGGAAAAGGCGGCGCGTGCGCTCGGCCCGGCCAACTGGGATATCGAAATCCTCGAAATGCACCACAAGCACAAGGTCGATGCGCCCTCGGGCACGGCGCTGCTTCTCGGCGAAGCCGCGGCTAGAGGACGTGGCATCAGCCTTGCCGACAATTCGGTGCGCGTGCGTGACGGCCATACGGGCCCGCGCCCGGCTGGCACGATCGGTTTTGCGACGCTGCGCGGCGGCTCGGTGATCGGTGAGCATTCGGTCATTCTCGCCGGGGAAGGCGAGCAGGTGACCCTCTCGCACAGCGCGACGGATCGTTCGATCTTCGCACGCGGCGCCGTCACGGCAGCACTGTGGGCACGCAGCCAGAAACCCGGTTTCTACTCCATGCTCGATGTTCTCGGGCTCAGCTGA
- a CDS encoding 2,3-bisphosphoglycerate-dependent phosphoglycerate mutase, with amino-acid sequence MSGTLVLVRHGQSDWNLKNLFTGWRDPDLTELGVEEAKAGGKALADYGIKFDIAFTSDLVRAQRTCQLVLDAVGQSSLETIRDQALNERDYGDLSGLNKDDARQKWGEEQVHIWRRSYDIQPPGGESLRDTGARVWPYYLTEILPRVLSGQKVLVAAHGNSLRSLVMVLDRLTKEEILKLNLATGVPIVYKLNANSTVASKEVLGDMSGAH; translated from the coding sequence ATGAGCGGTACTCTCGTCCTTGTCCGGCATGGCCAGAGCGACTGGAACCTGAAGAACCTGTTCACCGGCTGGCGTGATCCAGACCTGACGGAACTCGGCGTCGAGGAAGCCAAGGCCGGCGGCAAGGCACTTGCCGACTACGGCATCAAGTTCGATATCGCCTTCACCTCGGATCTTGTCCGCGCCCAGCGCACCTGCCAGTTGGTGCTCGATGCCGTCGGCCAGTCCTCGCTCGAAACGATCCGCGACCAGGCGCTCAACGAGCGCGACTACGGCGACCTGTCGGGCCTCAACAAGGACGACGCACGCCAGAAGTGGGGCGAAGAGCAGGTGCATATCTGGCGCCGCTCCTACGACATTCAGCCTCCGGGCGGCGAAAGCCTGCGCGACACCGGCGCGCGCGTCTGGCCCTACTACCTGACCGAGATCCTGCCGCGCGTACTCTCCGGCCAGAAGGTCCTGGTTGCCGCCCACGGCAACTCGCTCCGCTCGCTGGTCATGGTGCTCGATCGCCTGACAAAGGAAGAGATCCTGAAGCTCAACCTCGCGACGGGCGTGCCGATAGTTTACAAGCTCAACGCCAATTCGACCGTCGCTTCCAAGGAAGTGCTGGGCGACATGTCCGGCGCTCACTGA
- a CDS encoding methylated-DNA--[protein]-cysteine S-methyltransferase: MNIATSVPTDITPKGTDYDTVSRVIEMLTEDYRDQPSLEAVAQRLKQSPTQLQKVFTRWAGLSPKAFLQAVTLDHAKRLLRQEDMPLLETSIEVGLSGPSRLHDLFVTHEAMSPGEWKARGEGLTIRYGYHPSPFGTALVMITERGLAGLAFNDSGGEQASFEDMAQRWPNARYIEDSAATAQYAARIFDPSRWRQNEPLRIFLIGSDFQIRVWQALLKIPLGCATTYSNIAGQIGQPTASRAVGAAVGRNPISFVVPCHRALGKSGDLTGYHWGLTRKRAILGWEAGKAADGTI; encoded by the coding sequence ATGAACATTGCGACATCCGTACCCACAGACATCACGCCGAAAGGCACCGATTACGATACGGTCAGCCGCGTGATCGAAATGCTGACCGAGGATTATCGCGACCAGCCGTCGCTCGAAGCCGTGGCGCAGCGCCTGAAGCAGTCGCCGACGCAACTCCAGAAAGTTTTCACCCGCTGGGCCGGGCTTTCTCCGAAAGCCTTCCTCCAGGCCGTGACGCTCGACCATGCCAAGCGGCTGCTGCGCCAGGAGGACATGCCGCTGCTGGAAACCAGCATCGAGGTCGGACTGTCGGGGCCGAGCCGCCTGCACGACCTGTTCGTCACCCATGAGGCGATGTCTCCAGGAGAATGGAAGGCGCGCGGCGAGGGTCTGACGATCCGCTACGGCTACCACCCCTCGCCCTTCGGAACGGCGCTCGTCATGATCACCGAACGCGGACTTGCAGGCCTTGCCTTCAACGATTCCGGCGGCGAGCAGGCAAGCTTCGAGGACATGGCACAACGTTGGCCCAACGCCCGCTACATCGAGGACAGTGCGGCCACGGCCCAATATGCCGCGCGCATCTTCGACCCCTCGCGCTGGCGCCAGAACGAGCCGCTGCGCATTTTCCTGATCGGCTCCGATTTCCAGATCCGGGTCTGGCAAGCGCTGTTGAAGATTCCGCTCGGCTGCGCCACCACCTATTCGAACATCGCCGGGCAGATCGGCCAGCCGACGGCGTCGCGCGCCGTGGGCGCTGCGGTCGGGCGCAACCCGATTTCTTTCGTCGTTCCCTGCCATCGCGCACTCGGCAAGAGCGGGGATCTCACCGGTTATCACTGGGGGCTGACACGCAAGCGCGCCATCCTCGGCTGGGAAGCCGGCAAGGCGGCCGACGGCACGATTTGA
- a CDS encoding DUF2244 domain-containing protein translates to MINGNATTPPEDAPVFTAELTPYRSLGRRGFKVFFLIAGLLSLVHVVVFFIIGAWPVVFFFGLDYLLLFGAFWLNNRSALSREEVSVSRTDVSVRKFTPSGQITEHRFNPFWARFNVARHQEIGIVSMTISGGGRRTDIGSFLNRDDRETFALALSGALATVRRR, encoded by the coding sequence ATGATAAATGGCAACGCCACCACCCCGCCCGAGGATGCGCCGGTCTTCACCGCCGAGCTCACGCCCTATCGTTCGCTCGGACGCCGAGGTTTCAAAGTCTTCTTCCTGATTGCCGGGCTTTTGAGCCTCGTGCATGTCGTCGTTTTCTTCATCATCGGCGCCTGGCCGGTCGTGTTCTTCTTCGGTCTCGACTACCTGTTGCTGTTCGGCGCCTTCTGGCTGAACAACCGCTCGGCACTCAGCCGCGAGGAGGTCAGCGTTTCCCGGACCGACGTTTCGGTGCGTAAGTTCACCCCTTCAGGGCAGATCACCGAACACCGCTTCAATCCCTTCTGGGCGCGTTTCAACGTCGCCCGGCATCAGGAGATAGGCATCGTCTCGATGACGATCAGCGGCGGTGGCCGCCGAACCGACATCGGTTCGTTTCTTAATCGCGACGATCGCGAGACCTTCGCACTCGCGCTCTCGGGTGCGCTTGCGACCGTTCGCCGCCGCTGA
- the nth gene encoding endonuclease III → MKNVKPKLPVGAAKPKSATARRAAPRVKNLYSQDELEEIFRRFSIQRPEPKGELEHVNPFTLVVAVALSAQATDAGVNKATRALFAVADTPEKMLALGEEKVRDYIKTIGLYRNKAKNVIALSEMLIRNFGGEVPRTREELVTLPGVGRKTANVVLSMAFGQSTIAVDTHILRIANRICLAPGKTPDEVEDKLIKIIPDEYLYHAHHWLILHGRYCCKARKPECERCVIADLCKSPEKTCDIPAPLVELPPQIISAAG, encoded by the coding sequence ATGAAAAACGTGAAGCCGAAATTGCCCGTTGGCGCCGCAAAACCGAAGTCGGCGACTGCACGCCGCGCCGCGCCGCGCGTGAAGAACCTCTATAGCCAAGACGAGCTCGAGGAGATCTTCCGCCGCTTCTCGATCCAGCGGCCGGAGCCAAAGGGTGAGCTGGAGCACGTCAATCCGTTCACGCTGGTCGTCGCCGTGGCGCTTTCGGCGCAGGCGACCGATGCCGGCGTCAACAAGGCGACACGCGCGCTCTTCGCGGTCGCCGATACGCCGGAGAAGATGCTGGCGCTCGGGGAAGAGAAGGTTCGGGACTATATCAAGACCATCGGCCTTTATCGCAATAAGGCGAAGAACGTCATCGCCCTCAGCGAGATGCTGATCCGCAATTTCGGCGGCGAAGTGCCGCGCACGCGCGAAGAACTGGTGACCCTCCCGGGCGTCGGCCGCAAGACCGCCAATGTCGTGCTCTCCATGGCTTTCGGCCAATCGACGATCGCCGTCGACACCCACATCCTGCGCATCGCCAACAGGATCTGTCTGGCGCCGGGCAAGACCCCGGACGAGGTGGAAGACAAGCTGATCAAGATCATTCCGGACGAATATCTCTACCATGCCCATCACTGGCTGATCCTGCACGGGCGCTATTGCTGCAAGGCGCGCAAGCCCGAGTGCGAACGCTGCGTCATCGCCGATCTCTGCAAGTCGCCGGAAAAGACCTGCGACATCCCGGCGCCGCTGGTCGAACTGCCGCCGCAAATCATCTCCGCTGCTGGCTAA